In Vitis vinifera cultivar Pinot Noir 40024 chromosome 4, ASM3070453v1, the genomic window ATGGCCATAACAAGCTAGATTGAACCTAAGTGTTAATAAATGCCCAGATTTGATAAATTTTCCCAAAAGAGGCCATTTTGGCTCAAAATTTCATTAACAATCTGTTAAAGATTTTAAGTCAATTTGTAACTTGAAATAATTGAatgtttttatcaaaatatttatgtttCAAAGTAGAAAATGCtagttttacaaatatttttaggCATGGTAAGTGATGATTGAAAGTCAAgttttatatttcataaatatttgaaagtCCAATGTTGAAATAGTTAGAGGGCAATTGAATAGGTAGTCCTGATTTTATGCCCAAAAACTCAATTTactcataattatatttttcttagatCAATATGAGATATAAAGACATCGAAATAAATTTCATTCACATAATAGATACATGATGTAGGTGGAAACCTACCGACAAAGTCTACAAAAAAATTCTATAGATATAAAAACGACAAGTCTAATCACTTATTAGAGTTGCAACTTAAGTGGGTTAGTCGGGTAGATGGCTTACTTGAgcttaattcaaattaaaaaacaatcaacTCAAATTCCACCCAACCCGACTTTTAACTCAGATACTCAACTTAACCTCATTTCTCTAAATTCGGGTTATTCAAGTTAGAATTGGATTAATTGGGTTAGACTTGGGTTGATTGGATTGcatgattcaaaatttatttataatatttaaaattttaaagtatttattatatagaataatttatattaataatatcatACAAACATTAAATTGGATTAGGCTTAGGTTGTCTAAATCTTGGCTCAAGTCTAAACCAAATcaaatttagattaaaaaaaccCAACTTAAGCCCAATCCaagtattgaaaataattgtcgAAGCCCGCCTAAACATtggtgtgaaaccaaggtttggttaatcttgattttgatgataacaaaacaagatttagaactaatgatcatatttcaagtgtgattaggcaagacaacttccaaagtggcaatccaaagacaaatcaagtcaaggagaaatcatgaagaagaagaccacctcaaagaaaagagtttttcaagaccaaagcttcttaggatctctttgtaaggttgttggtgcactaggactttcatgcatttcattatttatttatgcatcaaaatcatccaagagtaatattgttttaaatatcttaagaattggatgatttcatgttttcaactaaaaccttgtgttaaatgattttcaaacttgtgttaaaaggttttaagttgaaaaatgttgagtgttgagaaaaaaaaatggcttaactggtcgaccggttgagggaggccaaaaactttctctctctcctagtggCCTTCTCTTTCTGGTCAAGgtaacctcaaccggttgaggtccggtcgaggaccggttgaggtccggttgaggcccaacggtcacttttcctaacgactagtcaaccggtcgacctcTAACTCgatcggtcgaacccccaacggctagtatgacttttttcttctataaaaaggctccaaacttcattgtttcataagctaaaccttcccaaatcattcttaattatatttgagccttggaatagtgtttttgagtgcaccattgtttcataacttgcatatctttagtgcatcattcaatcctagtttttcttgtatctttgaacctaaagttctattactaggattttgagatatcattatttgtatatctttgtgaggaattttctcaagtgaggggtatcacttgagaggttgttcaagatagggatatctcttgaagaagtgtaaagggcgcttggagccaaaagtccaagaaggTGAATTAGAACCaaaatccaattgtaaagagattggaaacttgattgaagcttcaagatagtgaaaccttcactcggttaggaggttgaggagagtggacgtaggcaaggaagtgtcgaaccactataaactcttgtgtttgcactctctcttccttaactcttttaaattatatgcaattgtgtttattttgtttattatatatttgcatataattgtcttttatttttgcatagtttaaatttgtgaaaaagagaccattaccctatttacccccccccccccctctagggtcattaccatagtttggattagcctcaaattcctaacaattgGTTTAGGTTCAGGTTAGCTAAGGTCAACCTACCTAGTTGCACCCCTATTGATTATAAAGCAAATTCCCCAAATATATAAGACTAAGGACATATATTACTAAGGACATTTGTCTTCATGTCCATAATGCAACACCTTGTTCTCCTTAGTTAACTCTTTAACAACTTCAGGGGATGCAATCAAACACCATGAACTAGTTTGAATCAAGAATGAAAATCTTAAAGAGTGCTAGGAATGCTCATggaataatgacaataatattTACACTTTGAAAACCATAATGAGTTTGACTGATCACGAGAGAAAAAAAGAGACAAAATgcttaaaaaaaagaattggaaAATCAATCTTGAGTGCTTGCATGCTTGTATGGACTGCTTGAGTTCCGTGCTTGAGCACTCATTTCCAAATTTGGTTTATTCAACTTGTTAAGTTTACATATTTTGTTGAAAACTAAATTGCACCTTCTAATGTCATTATTCACTTGAACAAATTCAACCATACACTTGAATGACCGTGAGTATGAATTTGTTAGCAAGGGCTCTTAAGGAAAAGAGTTTGGAGGCCCACCATAGGCatgattttccttcttttaaggAAGGAGAGTCTAGAGAACCACTTATCAAAAGCTAAAAGGATAgtttgaaaaggaataacaacCTTATTAGCAACAACCAATTTACATAAATAACTTTGGAAAatcttctcatgaaaatttacttagaataccaaaatatttttcttttatttcatgcCATACatgaaataaacataaataacataaaataataaataaagaaataataaaacaaatatttcctcATGGCCTTTTCAAATCCTATTGtgtaaatagaaataaatttaaataaaatccaaatagCTAATATCACAAAAAATAGTTGCAACCAAAAATAGggttaaagaattaaaaaccAAACCATACAAATACCTTAGAAGCGCCAATTTGTTGTCACTTGCGCTCGAGAACCTAAAATTTATGAACAAGGAGAGCACTAGAAGGAGCTCTTAAGTACTCGAACCGCTTGAGTGCTTAAAATGCTTGAGCGTTGTGGCCACTCAAGCACTAATCTAAGTACTCAAGTGTTGCATCTTGCAACCACTCACTTGAGAGCTTTCTTCAACCTTTTTCCAACCACTTTTCTACTAAAAAACTCATCGAATGACTTTTTGCACCATGGATGTTGTTGAATGCATGTGAGTTTCGATCTCCACTTTTGGGGTCATCATAAacgaataaaaaattaatttttacattaAGGAAAATCCTATGCTCTATTGAAACGGAGGTTGCAATACatctatgaacaaaaaaaacccTATGCTCCTCAACATAGAGCTTACAACccaaactaaagaaagaaacaatTATTCATTCAATCACAAATATGAACATCATATTAACATCCATACACATTCATTCATTTCTTTGGACCATAGAATGAATAAATTCATATACCTTAGAGAACCAAGTGAGAACACCCTAAAATGGATCTAACATGTAAAAATCTAAGTTAGGGCTTTGATATTAGTTTCTAGGAAACTCGAATTGCTTCGTTCCCAGGCCTTAGATCAATAGGGTGTATGCAATCCTATCATAGGCTTCTTTAGATCTAAGCACAATGAAGACATggtattaaaaactaaaatagataccaaaaatataaagataGAAACTCAAACAtgtgatctagatgttcccaaatcaaatctcATTTGATGAAGATGTTGAAACCTCAATCATTATGGATCTCATTTACCTAAGAGTCTTCCACCTAATCTCCCCTACCCAATCTCTTCCTTCATGGTTTAAGACCTGAGAGAAGGGTGAACCTCGCTCTCTCTCCCATGAGGGTGGCTAGGGTTCCTCactatggaattttaaaaaaattgagcaggaAGAATGAAGTTTTAACCCTTAAGTGAGGTTTATATAGACTTTCCATTgtgtttaagtgacttgaacccaaATTGGGCTTGAGTCACCTAATCCAACCTACTTGGGTCATAATTAATTAGCCCTAATAggttttaattaattgattagcCCATTTAAGAAAGttaattcataagatctagagcAACCTTatgtttttaccaaaatgctcttatgcaTACTTATTAATCACATAACAAAAATACCCTAAAAATGTGCTATCATGAACTAGGAGTTCAAGTGGGGActattaggacccataggaaaatacgAACTCtctcataattcaattctaaagttgaatCAATACTCTAGTAAAGAAATTCAATTACACTCTAGTatcttatgaaattacaatGAGTTAAAGTTCgggtctatgacctactattcatCACATGTAGACTCTCAATAAATTAGTGTATATAATCTAATAGCGTAGTACTATTAACCTATCAAGACTATTTCTCAAATCCTTTAGTTATAAATTCTCTCGTTATGTGATCAATCAACATACTCTAAATCCAAtgagcatatgttaaattccaaCAAATGAATTGTACTATAACTATAGATTTTATGATTACCGATCCTTTGAATCACCCAAGGAATACATTCTCTCAATCCAATAAGATATCTTagtgtctttattgagaatatttgttttcttttaggcTACGTTTGGTTGGTATGATAGGATAGGATAGGATTTTTATATCCTATGATATCATTTCCCATTGGATATGATATGCACATTCAAGGATATGATTTCTAATGGAATATGATATCCTTAGATATACATAttatatgaatataatattttaaaataacatatccAATGGGATAtactatattatattatatttatatttaatttttgaaatgaataaaaataatatgaaatatatattatttttttaagtttaaaataaaaataatatgacattcaaatattttctatttaaaaaaatgaaatttcatttatatttaacaatatttgtcattaaaatatttaaactttacaatttttttttattttatgctatttaatatataaaaataatttatatatcatatattaatattattttataaacatttttttagtttttcttttttaatagtaaatttaatttataataagtttttttattttataaaatgaatatattaaaaataaaaaattgataaataaataaattttttatgtataGGATATGAATATCCTACATCTTACCATGGATTAACATATTCCGTAAGAAAAGGATGAAAAATGAAGGGTGGATAATATATCCCACCACTTTTCCTGTTACATGTTTGGttaaatataagatatgatAACTTATTATATCTCATCACTAATCAAACATAGGATAAAATATACTATATCATTTCTTATGCTATGTTCAGTCAACCAAACCTAACCTTAAGGTATTAGAATCTTATTGATTTTCTAATTGTCTAATTGGATAGATGAATTGAAGTGTTTTCTTTTATGCTATGTTTAGTTCccgaaaaatattaaggaaagaagaaaaaataaaggaaaatgattttctcattttttattttaacataaaaagttacaaaagaaaaaaaagtaagaaatttatatatttttaaattatttaatctttatatagaaaaaaaaaaaaagttaaatgagtttgaagtagcacataaaataatttattaattttaaatttattttttattttctttcacttttcctctctattttctttaccTTGTATTTTTCGAGAATCAAAACATAGCCTTAAGGTATTAGGATCTTATTGACATTCTAATTGTCTAACGGATAGATGAATTGTctaatcttattaattttttattattattttatcattcttctttttatctcgttgattttttttttctctattatgattttattgtttatttaattagttgatTGTAGGAATTCCTATATATGTTATGTTGCTAAAATTTAGCTAACTTATATGAAgatattcataaaatttggaATGGAAGTAAAGTTATTTATTTGTAGGATAATATAGgcttacaatttttatttttattattattattattattattattattattattattatttttttggttatggACACACTAACATACGATCAAATACCTAAACCTAAAATCTAAACATCACCCATGAGCACCCCACCTGCATCACAAGTTACTAATAgaagtataaaaaatttaaatgttcttCCATATGCTATTACATTTGTAGTTTCATGTATAAGAATATTATGAAATTTACTTTGTTAATTTGTTGATAATACTAAACAAGAATTAAATGATATTTACgctaaccaatttttttttattaatttggtaataaaaaaattctttgaatatatatattaatattttttttaaaaaaatagataaggAGGAATTTattctgaaaataaatcatttcttataataaatttattaatttaagatacttttataatattttaaaaataattaaaaacattttaagactTTTTACATGATATAATGTACAATATTTCAGCCATAGAGtaggttaaaaaaattgttctccatatttaaatttctaaatataattGTTGCtgtaaaactaattttcaagaactataattaaaaatcttaccaaacaagtaataaatttctaatttgccCCAAGCCCACCACAACTGGACATATGTAGGATGGCTAGAGGCCCAACCAAAATCCCGACTTCGAGGGCTCAAGTGGTGCCGGGTGGGGGGCCTTTAACATGACCAAACAGTTGGCAATCGGGAGTAGGGGGGAAAGGAAACAtagaggaaggaagttttggtCATTGTCAAAGGGTCAACCAGTGAAAACCAGGGGTGGAATCGAGGGCGCCGTGGATTGCAGAATCTAGGATTGAAAACAAAGGGTGGTAAGTGGTTTTTTGTGGTCCCCGCCACGATCATCACGTTCGGTGGGGTGTACTATAAATACCCAGAGAAGCGTATCCATTGCTCCACAAAGGAAAACCAGGCAAAACAACCGTCAACAGTGTGAGAAGGAATATAGCCTAAAGATGTCAAGCACAGCTGGTCAGGTTATACGCTGCAAAGGTATGCTTGAACTTGCCTTCTCTCCGCTTGTTCCCTGTTTGCATCGATTAGTTTATTTCATGTGAACCGTTGGCTTCTCTTGGAGTCTTATGggtcttttcattttttttggggAAATATGACTCGACTTTTAATGATCGAGAGCAAATAAGGTGGTGAAACAAAAATGAAGTACTGATCACATGGCAGATACGAAATtggggaattttggaaattttgtgaAATCATTCCATCAGTAGCTATATATATCCTGATTTGTCCTGTCCATTTAGGCGTTGCTAGGTTATTTGTGAGTGGCGATCGGCTGTGGATATGACTCAATGTAGAGCATGGACAGTAATTTTGGAACTTGGgtattcaaccattttccgtactgggtGTACTTCGATAGAGTGCTTTTCTTTATGGGTTTATGAAGAATGGGTTGGGTGAATATGCCCTACAATGGTCCCACAGTTGTCTATTTAAGAGGAGGGGTCCTAGTGTCTTTGatcatatttatgatttttagttATGTAGATAATTGGTTGAATTCTTTTGACAAATGGGTATCTCCATTACAGCCGCGGTGGCATGGGAAGCGGGAAAGCCGTTGGTGATCGAAGAAGTGGAAGTGGCGCCTCCACAGGTCATGGAGGTCCGTCTGAAGATCCTCTTCACTTCTCTCTGCCACACCGATGTTTACTTCTGGGAAGCCAAGGTAACTTCTTCATGTTAATGTTATGTAGTTATAAACTTACAATGTATTGCTTACTATGTAGAGATTCATTTATAGTTGTGTTCCTTTCTAGGTCGAATGCTAAACAATTTGGGTTTTAATTTGCAGGGACAAACCCCTTTATTTCCTCGCATATTTGGTCATGAGGCAGGCGGGTATGAAAATTCTTAGTTCTTACAACTTAACCAAAATACTAAATTCCATTTTCATTGTTGTCTACTTCATTTTTCCAACACAATCGACCTttttatcttaataattttctttgctTTCCTGTCATTTTAATTAGGATTGTGGAGAGCGTGGGTGAGGGTGTGACAGATCTCCAACCTGGAGACCATGTTCTTCCTGTATTCACCGGAGAATGCAAGGAGTGCCGGCATTGCAAGTCGGAGGAAAGTAACATGTGTGACCTCCTCAGGATAAACACAGACAGAGGCGTGATGCTCAGTGATAACAAGTCAAGATTCTCTATTAATGGAAAACCCGTTTACCATTTTGTGGGGACTTCCACATTTAGTGAATACACTGTGGTCCATGTTGGTTGCGTTGCCAAGATCAACCCCGCTGCCCCACTCGACAAAGTTTGTGTTCTTAGCTGTGGAATCTCTACAGGTGAGGGAGAACCATGAGAAAAACTTTACAATTTCCCTATTTCATtggtattttcttttgtttcttctctAGCAAATGACAAGTGCGCTTTCTGTTAAAGGTCTTGGTGCTACCTTGAATGTTGCCAAACCATCGAAGGGTTCATCAATCGCCATTTTCGGTTTAGGAGCAGTGGGGCTTGCTGTGAGTTTCTCCTCTCTAATGGAAGCCGCTCATTCTTTTGCTCTTTATTACTGCCACTTATGAAATTGATTTTACTGTGGTTTCACATGATTAGGCTGCTGAGGGAGCTAGAATTGCAGGTGCTGCCAGAATTATTGGGATTGATCTAAACCCTAAGAGATTTAATGACGGTGAGTGCTCAAAATGCCCACAATATTAAAACATTGTGtcatacattttcaaatttgtaacCGTACCCTGCTTTAATGCTAAACTATTTATCCAAACTCACACTCCTCGGTGGATTCTTGTTGCTAACAGCAAAGAAATTTGGCGTCACTGAGTTTTTGAACCCAAAGGATCATGACAAGCCTATTCAAGAGGTTCATTCCTTTACCTTCTATCATAAATTGCTGAGAAGCAAATTTAAGTGTGTGCTTTATACTGATGGAGAATTCTTTTGTGATTAGGTGATTGCTGAGATGACCGGTGGGGGAGTGGACAGAAGCGTTGAGTGTACCGGAAATGTCAATGCTATGATATCTGCATTCGAGTGTGTTCATGATGTAAGTTCATCAGATCTCATCTTGTAGTCGTTGGCCAAAgagatatgaaaattttcaaaccatTTTGATTAATTTGGGAGTTTCCATTGCAGGGGTGGGGTGTTGCTGTACTGGTTGGTGTGCCAAACAAAGACGACTCATTCAAAACGCATCCCGTGAATCTATTGAACGAGAGGACTCTGAAGGGCACTTTCTTTGGCAACTACAAACCCCGTTCCGACCTTCCTTCAGTGGTGGAAAAATACATGAACAAGgtgattaatcaattagctgAATTCCTTAATTAGGTGGTTATATTTTGGGAAGATGTCTTACTCGGTTGTTTTGCCGTGGACAGGAGCTTGAAGTGGAGAAATTCATCACACATGAAGTCCCTTTTGCAGAGATCAACAAGGCCTTCGAATATATGCTGAGCGGGGATGGGCTTCGATGCATCATTCGCATGGATGCATAAAACATTGGAGAGATTTGCCTATTCCAGTCGGCATAAGTGTCTTAAGTACTCTGTCTTTTAATGCATTTGAGTTTGCTTTTTCAAAGTGTGTTTGCGTGATGAGATCAGATTTTGTGGAGAGTAATGCTATATGAATAAAGCTTTAATACAAACAATGTCTATGCAGTTGCAATATATAACAGTTTTCtcatctcatttattttttattttattttttccttttaattggGCTACCCATGATCTAATCCTAAAATGATCCCAACCCAATTCTCCCATAACTTGGAACCGCACAATCATAGCCAATGACTCACAACCATAGCCATATCCATGgctttaaaatgcatctacttggttaagaggaaccTCTACATATATTGCGCCAAGAACATTCTCCCCTaaccgatgtgggacatcacaacaTAAGAGTCATTTTATACCTTAAGAACCTAAGAATTATGGTACAAATGACTACAACGATATAATCTTATAGcctaaaagtttttaattaccaaatttttattcaaagtaaGTAAATCTCATAGTCTATTTTTTGTAAGTcaacttcaaaaaaattattacatcaACTACTTTacttaaataatcaaataataaatggtgttcaattaaataaaactgtataaattaataactaaCCTCAAATATTGCTCTTTTTCAAAGGATACAAAACcaacttttattaatattaatgacCTTTAACCAAACCATTAAATCGAATTTTATTGCAATAATACTCTCCACCAAGGTCAACGATAATACTTGTAACGCCAAACAAACTAGCATGAAACAATTGTGCCTTATTTTAAtagaactaataaaaaataaaatatcactaTATTTTTCtgttataaacaaataaaataatctgagatgtatatttttttttcatgtaaaatgaatttgatgcatgtaaaaaaataaaatagcattttatataattcaaaataatgcataaaaaaatattttcttttattgtattaatttccccattttaaaaaaatactcaaaattatGAAGAATTTAAATCTTGAAAAGCTTAatcctcacctaacataatatatatatataaaccaacCATTAATATTGATtatgtatttaaaattataaattaacaatcctaataattttttattttggtattattattactcattttttttttcttcctaatctataagaatttaattaatGACCAAAATATAACCCTAACCTTAACATGTCCTCATCATGCCATGCGATTCAAgccatacttttttttttaccattctCCACTGTGCAGTAATGACATTCGCATTTTATCTTCACGGATAATAGTCATTTTCttgactttttttaattatttatttattattttattttattttatttatttatttatttatttattattattagcactCATACAACCCTGCAACATTCCATATATTTTTCCTGCCGTTTTTTTTTCACACCACTAGTTACGCTTCGATGGCAGCCATCCCATGTACTACCCACGCCattgcattttttcttttttccttttttctttcttaaaaaaatttaattcttccttcttattttcactaaaaaaaatcttcaaacacACTAACATCCTATACATGGACCAcccttcttaatttttttttttggttctacTAATCTAAATAACCAAATTCTTAATCATTGAATACGCctgtattcatttttttttcattttttttatttaaaatcaaataaattacaaattaaGCTAGATTTAGATCTCTCAAAAGAGTATTTAATTTGTTCAAAATtgattaatgaatttaaaaatactaaTCTAAAAGTTAAAatcttatttggaaaaattgatttttaaatccTAAACTCTCAAATCTTCAACCTATCCTTTCTCATCTCTCTAATCTCTATGCAAAAAgagttttatttataaagaagtTAGGAAATCTAATTTCTatttagatttctttttttaatgtgaaaagACTTTTCCACCatcttctaatttatttatttatctattttaaaattatcttttacgcCTAAGATCAAGTTTTGGTGTTATATCCTCCCCTTctaaataaaatcttaatcCTCTAAACTTGAAATACCTGAGTCTCAAAATAGAtgtggattatttttttttcatctcttcCTCTAATTCCCAAGTAGCCTCTCAAATAAAATTACTCAACTTTACCTTTACAACTTGACATAGCATGATGCAGCACCTTGTCCATTATATCTACAATCTAAAAGGGTACTTCTTTATAAGTCAAATCCTATTAAATCTAAATAGACTCTAACTCCACAACATGATAGGGATAAAAACCATATTTCCTCAAAATTGATACGCGGAATACATTATGGATCTTAGATTATCTTGGCATAAAGTTACTTTATATGTTAAAGggtttatattt contains:
- the ADH2 gene encoding alcohol dehydrogenase 2 (The RefSeq protein has 2 substitutions compared to this genomic sequence); the protein is MSSTAGQVIRCKAAVAWEAGKPLVIEEVEVAPPQVMEVRLKILFTSLCHTDVYFWEAKGQTPLFPRIFGHEAGGIVESVGEGVTDLQPGDHVLPVFTGECKECRHCKSEESNMCDLLRINTDRGVMLSDNKSRFSINGKPVYHFVGTSTFSEYTVIHVGCVAKINPAAPLDKVCVLSCGISTGLGATLNVAKPSKGSSIAIFGLGAVGLAAAEGARIAGAARIIGIDLNPKRFNDAKKFGVTEFLNPKDHDKPIQEVIAEMTDGGVDRSVECTGNVNAMISAFECVHDGWGVAVLVGVPNKDDSFKTHPVNLLNERTLKGTFFGNYKPRSDLPSVVEKYMNKELEVEKFITHEVPFAEINKAFEYMLSGDGLRCIIRMDA